A single region of the Branchiostoma lanceolatum isolate klBraLanc5 chromosome 1, klBraLanc5.hap2, whole genome shotgun sequence genome encodes:
- the LOC136420681 gene encoding melanopsin-B-like — protein sequence MIHEESGVETMEGGPEGDNATYDLLPMLQPTTVTAAATFLGMTMFLGTVGNMMVLYSFLRNKALRTAANGLIANLSASDLVACTVASPIALVVVLSQDPLPPPVCDLQTFVSTLCNLVTLLMLLGISVDRWLNINYPFTG from the coding sequence ATGATTCATGAGGAGAGTGGTGTAGAAACCATGGAGGGGGGTCCGGAAGGAGACAACGCCACCTACGATCTTCTCCCGATGCTCCAGCCCACAACGGTGACCGCCGCGGCAACTTTCCTCGGAATGACGATGTTCCTCGGGACGGTGGGAAACATGATGGTCCTGTACTCGTTCCTTCGGAACAAAGCGCTCAGAACGGCCGCTAACGGGTTGATAGCGAACTTGAGCGCTTCGGACCTGGTGGCCTGTACGGTGGCATCCCCGATCGCTCTGGTTGTGGTGCTGAGTCAGGACCCGCTCCCTCCACCGGTCTGTGATCTACAGACGTTCGTCTCAACCCTGTGTAACCTGGTCACCCTCCTGATGCTGTTGGGGATCAGCGTGGACAGGTGGCTCAACATCAACTACCCTTTCACCGGGTGA